Genomic window (Zingiber officinale cultivar Zhangliang chromosome 2B, Zo_v1.1, whole genome shotgun sequence):
AACATGTGATTGCTTTCCCTTAAAAGCATTGTACAATACTTCCATATCATGCACTATTGATATGCCTGTTGAAAAGGAATGGACATAAACTGTGGAACATATCTTCCTCGGCACACCGAGTCTGCAATAAGATCAGGGAAGGCCCAAGAAGAAGACATTGATAGGGCTCTACTTAATCTCTTCTCTGTCCAGCTTAGGCTAGGGATATTTGATGGCAAAGGTGCAAAAAAACAATACGGACATCTTGGACCTGATAATCTTTGCACCAAGGAACACAGGGATCTAGCTCTTGAAGCAGTAAGACAAGGAATTGTCCTTCTGAAGAATGCTAAAGATTTTCTACCACTAAGAAAGCATGAGGTGAATTCTGTTGCAATAATAGGTCCTGGTGGTACTGATACAACTGTATATGGTGGTGATTACACAGGTACAAGTTGATCTATGATCATATGCAATTCTTTTGCATCATAGGTGAATTTTTAATATTCTCACAACTTCTTATAGGCATACCATGCAATCCAACAAGCATCTTGGAAGGGATCAGGTCTTATGTACCAAGAGCCACATTTGCTGCCGGTTGCATTGATGTGCCCTGTCAAACAATGGATGGATTCGATGAAGCTTTTGCTATTGCAAAGGATGCTGAAATTGTTGTTGTGGTGGCTGGATTGAACCTAACAGAAGAAACAGAAGATCTTGATCGCTACAGCCTTCTGCTTCCTGGCAAACAGATGGAACTCATCAGGGCAATTGGCAATATCAGTAAGAAACCATTGATATTAGTCCTAACTGGTGGAGGACCTATCGATGTTTCATTTGCAAAAGAAGATCCATTGGTTTCTAGTATTCTTTGGCTTGGATACCCAGGTGAAGTCGGCGGGCAAGCACTTGCAGAGGTTCTATTTGGTGATGTCAATCCAGGTCTGTTTTAAACATTTGATTGGATTAGCATAGTCTAAATCCATTatgagaagaaaaaaattataattgtgTTAAATTGAGATGGAAGGTTTTTAATCTGCGCCTCACTTTGATTCAATGCTAAATTGAGGTAGAGCTTATTGTATCCACTATCCCAAAATCACTATTCATTTAGGAGCTTATTCCATGTTAAATTGGTAAAAGCTATTCTAGCTCAACCATGATAAAATCTACAACAAACAAATTTGAAtaagttttataagaaaaatgAACAGCAAAAACACTGCCAAGCTTGGATCGGCCTGCTTAGTTACAGCCTAATTATACAATCTTATTGTGCCTAACAGAAAAATGAGATGGGAACTGTATTGCATATAATGACCTGATGAGATATTGTACCATATTAATAGCTTTTTCCTAAAGACTTAATTGTTTTGAAATACCTGATTGTAGTTGAATAACCATTCCAGTTCATGGAAATGGTAGAGTTTTACAAGTGGTGGCTGATGAAATCTTTCTGCATCAGGTGGCAGACTACCTGTGATGTGGTATCCAGAATCCTTCACTCGCATCCCTATGACTGATATGAACATGAGAGCTGATCCTTCAAGAGACTACCCTGGGCGAACATATCGATTCTACACTGGAAAGCAAGTTTACGACTTCGGATATGGTTTGAGTTATTCAAAATATTCATACAAGTTTCTATCTGTGCCTGAAAAGATTACAGTGTCACAATCATCTGCTAAGGATCACATAAAGTCAAAGCCACCACACATTGTTGCAACTAAGGTGGTCTCAACTTGTGATGTAAAATTTCATGTGAAGATATCGGTCTTTAATAATGGCCATATGGAAGGAAGTCATACTGTTTTATTGTTTTATCGACCCAAAACAAGCATCAGAGGAGCCCCACGCAAACAATTAATTGGATTTGAGCGCGCACATATAAAAGCTAACGAAGCTGCTGAAGTGGATATTCTAGTTGATCCTTGCAAACATTTTAGCTTTGCAGATGTACAGGGTCAACGCATTCTACCACTGGgaactcatgttttgatgctGGAAGATCTGGAGCGTGAATTGGTGATCGAAA
Coding sequences:
- the LOC122045977 gene encoding probable beta-D-xylosidase 6: MVEYIVSMMRRRSLLLFLLVSSAPFCFAGDADLYPKLPCEAPVYNSFAFCDTSLPIANRARALVSLLTLPEKIQQLSNTAAAVPRLGLPAFEWWSESLHGIASNGPGVAFDGSVRAATEFPQVILSAAAYNRTLWGAMARAIAVEARAMYNVGQAGLTYWAPNINIFRDPRWGRGQETPGEDPLLAAEFAVEYVKGLQGEYDTGDADGSSLMLSACCKHYTAYDLDRWDNYTRYIFNAQVNEQDMEDTYQPPFESCVKEGHASCLMCAYNQVNGVPACARADLLDKARKEWGFKGYVTSDCDAVGIIYEDQKYTSSPEDSIADVLKAGMDINCGTYLPRHTESAIRSGKAQEEDIDRALLNLFSVQLRLGIFDGKGAKKQYGHLGPDNLCTKEHRDLALEAVRQGIVLLKNAKDFLPLRKHEVNSVAIIGPGGTDTTVYGGDYTGIPCNPTSILEGIRSYVPRATFAAGCIDVPCQTMDGFDEAFAIAKDAEIVVVVAGLNLTEETEDLDRYSLLLPGKQMELIRAIGNISKKPLILVLTGGGPIDVSFAKEDPLVSSILWLGYPGEVGGQALAEVLFGDVNPGGRLPVMWYPESFTRIPMTDMNMRADPSRDYPGRTYRFYTGKQVYDFGYGLSYSKYSYKFLSVPEKITVSQSSAKDHIKSKPPHIVATKVVSTCDVKFHVKISVFNNGHMEGSHTVLLFYRPKTSIRGAPRKQLIGFERAHIKANEAAEVDILVDPCKHFSFADVQGQRILPLGTHVLMLEDLERELVIETEEFSVQNKKIEDKVDEKQLKKSHEEL